A window of the Salegentibacter mishustinae genome harbors these coding sequences:
- a CDS encoding type IX secretion system plug protein, whose protein sequence is MKKLFILLLFSISSLVLTAQVAKETLAPNYIRSIQLSGNTENNYGNPVLQLGEPLILKFDDIIGDEADYYYTIEHYNYDWTPTQLAKTEYLIGFDDIRIFNYLNSYNTLQPFSHYELKIPNEDTGGFRVSGNYMINIFNAEKELVFSRKFMVYENIAQARINLRRSRDLNFIDEKQVVNFTIESPNLILKNPENNVKVLITKNHNLKTGIKNIKPQYNIGNDLVYRYDTKTAFWGGNEYLQFDNKELRASTADISSVALKDLYHHYLFTDRTRANEPYTYNPDINGQFLIRSLPAENPSIEAEYVWVHFQLQNYSELNGGEVHIYGAFNNFNLDESTRLSYNENSDLYEGARLFKQGFYNYKYVLKRTDGTIDEGFFSGNFDETENSYQVLIYYRNPGARYDRLIGIGTGNSTNISN, encoded by the coding sequence ATGAAAAAACTTTTCATCCTTTTACTCTTTTCTATTTCATCGCTCGTATTGACCGCCCAGGTTGCAAAAGAAACACTCGCGCCAAATTATATAAGAAGTATTCAGCTCTCGGGAAATACAGAAAACAACTATGGAAATCCTGTTTTACAATTGGGAGAACCATTAATATTAAAGTTTGATGACATCATTGGAGACGAAGCCGATTATTATTACACCATAGAACATTATAATTACGATTGGACACCGACACAGTTGGCTAAAACTGAATATTTAATTGGTTTTGACGATATTAGGATCTTTAATTATTTAAATTCTTACAATACGCTTCAACCTTTTTCTCACTACGAGCTTAAAATACCTAACGAAGATACCGGCGGCTTTAGAGTAAGCGGAAATTATATGATCAATATTTTTAATGCCGAGAAAGAATTGGTTTTTTCCCGAAAATTTATGGTTTATGAAAATATTGCCCAGGCCAGAATTAACCTAAGACGCTCCAGAGACCTTAATTTTATAGATGAAAAACAAGTTGTTAATTTCACGATTGAATCTCCTAATTTAATATTGAAAAATCCCGAAAACAACGTTAAGGTGCTAATCACCAAAAATCACAACCTAAAAACGGGTATAAAAAATATTAAACCACAATATAATATTGGCAACGACCTGGTTTATCGCTATGATACCAAAACAGCATTTTGGGGCGGTAACGAATATCTTCAGTTTGACAATAAGGAACTAAGAGCCTCTACTGCCGATATTAGTTCGGTGGCCTTAAAGGATCTATATCATCATTATTTATTTACAGATCGCACCCGCGCCAATGAACCATACACTTATAATCCCGATATAAACGGGCAATTTCTTATAAGAAGTTTACCTGCAGAAAACCCATCTATAGAAGCCGAGTATGTTTGGGTTCATTTTCAACTTCAGAATTATTCAGAGCTAAATGGTGGAGAAGTTCATATTTATGGAGCTTTCAATAATTTTAATTTAGATGAAAGCACCCGTCTTAGTTACAATGAAAATTCCGATCTTTATGAAGGTGCACGGCTATTTAAACAGGGATTTTATAATTATAAATATGTATTAAAACGCACCGACGGAACTATAGATGAAGGTTTTTTTAGCGGGAATTTCGATGAAACCGAAAATTCCTACCAGGTTTTAATTTATTACCGAAATCCGGGGGCCAGATATGACCGATTAATTGGAATAGGTACCGGGAATTCAACGAATATCAGCAACTAA
- the pruA gene encoding L-glutamate gamma-semialdehyde dehydrogenase gives MGKGFFHVPKAVNEPVKSYAPGTPEREEVLLTYKDLYNSNMEVPLYIGSEAIKTGDTADIRPPHDHKHKVGTYHLAKKKHVEQAIDEALKAREKWAKLEWEQRAAVFLKAADLIAGPYRSRINAATMIGQSKNIYQAEIDSACELCDFLRFNVEYMSDMYNEQPNSSDGNWNRVEYRPLEGFVYAITPFNFTAISGNLPSSAALMGNVAVWKPSDSQIFSAQVIMEVFKEAGLPDGVINMVMGDPEMITNTVLDSPDFAGIHFTGSTNVFKGIWGKIGNNIQKYKTYPRIVGETGGKDFIVAHPTSKPKQVATAISRGAFEYQGQKCSAASRVYLPKSLWPEIQEFLKEDIESFKMGSPEDMTNFINAVIHEGAFDKLASYIDKAKKDKDAEVVIGGNYDKSEGYFIEPTVILTSDPHYTTMETELFGPVVTIYVYDDKNYSEEKWKDLLKTVDNTSIYGLTGGVFSGDRYMAAVATDMLQNAAGNFYINDKPTGAVVGQQPFGGARSSGTNDKAGSKMNLLRWASVRLIKETFVPAEDYRYPFMGE, from the coding sequence ATGGGAAAAGGATTTTTTCACGTTCCAAAGGCGGTTAACGAGCCAGTAAAATCTTATGCGCCGGGAACCCCGGAAAGGGAAGAAGTTTTACTCACTTACAAAGATCTATATAACTCCAATATGGAAGTTCCACTTTACATTGGATCTGAAGCGATAAAAACCGGAGATACGGCAGATATTCGCCCTCCACACGACCACAAACATAAAGTAGGAACTTATCACCTTGCTAAGAAAAAGCACGTTGAACAGGCTATAGACGAAGCTTTAAAAGCAAGAGAAAAATGGGCTAAATTAGAATGGGAACAGCGCGCAGCCGTTTTCCTTAAAGCAGCCGATCTTATTGCTGGACCATACCGTTCTAGAATTAACGCTGCGACAATGATTGGGCAATCAAAAAATATTTACCAGGCAGAGATCGATTCAGCTTGTGAACTATGTGACTTTTTACGTTTCAACGTAGAATATATGTCAGATATGTATAACGAGCAACCAAACTCTTCTGACGGAAACTGGAACCGCGTAGAATATAGACCTTTAGAAGGTTTTGTTTATGCTATTACTCCTTTCAACTTTACCGCTATTTCTGGAAACCTTCCATCAAGTGCGGCTCTTATGGGGAACGTTGCAGTTTGGAAGCCTAGTGATAGTCAGATTTTTTCTGCACAGGTAATAATGGAAGTATTTAAGGAAGCTGGTTTGCCAGATGGTGTAATTAATATGGTAATGGGAGATCCAGAAATGATCACCAACACCGTACTCGACAGCCCTGATTTCGCCGGAATTCACTTTACAGGAAGTACAAATGTATTTAAAGGAATTTGGGGTAAAATTGGTAATAACATCCAGAAGTACAAAACCTACCCAAGAATTGTAGGAGAAACAGGAGGAAAAGACTTTATTGTAGCTCACCCAACCTCTAAACCAAAACAAGTTGCAACTGCTATTTCTCGTGGTGCATTTGAGTACCAGGGACAAAAATGTAGTGCAGCTTCAAGAGTTTATCTACCAAAAAGTCTATGGCCAGAGATCCAGGAATTTTTAAAAGAGGATATTGAATCTTTCAAAATGGGATCTCCAGAAGATATGACCAACTTTATTAATGCTGTTATTCACGAAGGCGCATTCGATAAATTGGCCAGTTATATTGATAAAGCTAAGAAGGATAAAGATGCTGAAGTTGTAATTGGAGGAAATTATGATAAATCTGAAGGCTACTTTATAGAACCTACAGTAATCTTAACTTCAGATCCTCATTACACAACTATGGAAACTGAATTATTTGGTCCCGTAGTAACTATTTATGTGTATGACGATAAAAACTATAGTGAAGAGAAGTGGAAAGATCTGCTTAAAACCGTAGACAATACAAGTATTTACGGACTTACAGGAGGAGTCTTCTCTGGAGATAGATATATGGCAGCAGTTGCCACAGATATGTTGCAAAACGCGGCAGGTAACTTCTATATAAATGACAAACCTACCGGAGCCGTAGTTGGACAACAACCATTTGGTGGCGCGAGATCCAGCGGTACCAACGATAAAGCCGGTTCTAAGATGAACTTGCTACGATGGGCTTCTGTTAGACTAATCAAGGAAACCTTTGTACCTGCAGAAGATTACAGATACCCATTTATGGGAGAGTAA
- a CDS encoding NRDE family protein, with amino-acid sequence MCTISLTPHLQNPNGFILTSNRDEASERETFPPDFKAENDTKLLFPQDAVAGGSWIGVSEVKRVLCLMNGGFVSHKREDSYRKSRGLVLKDWLVAHNIESEIENYTLKDIEPFTVVIADWSSGLFFAEFVWDGKEKYFKKLPFQPQIWSSSPLYTSEMKMLREDWFSTFQKEKDLSAENLWEFHHSAGKGDKEIDLIIDRGFLKTKSISQIEFLPGKLIFKYEDLEKGKITRKEFPGL; translated from the coding sequence ATGTGCACCATAAGCCTCACGCCTCATCTTCAAAATCCCAATGGATTTATCTTAACATCTAACAGGGATGAAGCGAGCGAAAGAGAAACCTTTCCGCCCGATTTTAAAGCTGAAAACGATACAAAATTGCTTTTCCCTCAAGATGCCGTGGCCGGTGGAAGCTGGATTGGGGTAAGCGAAGTAAAAAGAGTTTTATGCTTAATGAATGGTGGTTTTGTTTCGCATAAGCGTGAAGATTCTTACCGAAAGAGTAGGGGATTGGTTTTAAAAGACTGGCTTGTTGCCCATAATATTGAATCCGAAATTGAAAACTATACCCTAAAAGACATAGAGCCATTCACAGTAGTGATAGCCGATTGGTCTTCAGGGTTATTTTTTGCTGAATTTGTTTGGGATGGAAAAGAGAAATATTTTAAAAAGCTGCCATTCCAGCCGCAAATTTGGTCTTCTTCTCCTTTATATACTTCAGAAATGAAAATGCTTCGGGAAGATTGGTTTTCAACTTTTCAAAAGGAAAAAGATCTTTCAGCTGAAAATTTATGGGAATTTCATCATTCCGCAGGAAAAGGTGATAAAGAGATTGATTTAATTATTGATCGTGGATTTCTAAAAACAAAAAGTATCTCGCAGATAGAATTCTTGCCAGGGAAGTTGATTTTTAAGTATGAAGACCTTGAAAAAGGAAAGATTACCAGAAAGGAATTTCCGGGACTTTAA
- a CDS encoding Na(+)-translocating NADH-quinone reductase subunit A: MSKDIRIKRGLSLKLEGEAEKELVKAPRSKTYAIKPPDFHALVPKMVLKEGAKVLAGDELFFSKYTDEIRFTSPVSGVLKYIKRGEKRKIMEVIIEADPEDTYRDFGKMDAASSDAEAVKQRILESGCGAFINQRPYDIIADPKDTPKAIFISAVSTAPLAPDWGFILKDKLAAFQEGINALKKLTPGKVHLGVDARSAQYLKDIKGVELHTVKGPHPAGNVGVQIHKIDPINQGDRVWTVNPEDVTIIGNLFLTGNYIADKTVAVTGSEATNRKYFSTKIGAEVSDLIQKVDEDVRIVSGNVLTGLKLAYDQHVSFFSNEVTLLPEGNNYRAFGWLPFTYNNIHSNSRTSLSWLFPNRKFKPTTNLNGEERALVVTGEMEEVLPMDVYPMQLIKACMAGDIEKMENLGIYEVAPEDFALVEYVNTSKIEIQDVIRLGLDLMITEVG, translated from the coding sequence ATGTCAAAAGACATTCGAATTAAAAGAGGATTATCTCTAAAATTAGAAGGGGAGGCGGAAAAAGAGCTTGTAAAAGCTCCGAGGTCTAAGACCTACGCAATCAAACCGCCAGATTTTCACGCTTTGGTACCTAAAATGGTTTTAAAAGAAGGGGCTAAAGTCCTTGCCGGCGATGAACTTTTCTTTTCAAAATACACTGATGAAATACGTTTTACCAGCCCTGTAAGTGGGGTGCTTAAGTATATTAAGCGTGGTGAAAAGCGTAAGATCATGGAAGTGATTATAGAGGCCGATCCTGAAGACACTTACAGAGATTTTGGAAAAATGGACGCTGCTTCTTCTGATGCTGAAGCTGTAAAACAACGCATTTTAGAAAGTGGTTGTGGTGCATTTATTAATCAACGACCTTACGATATTATTGCCGATCCTAAAGATACGCCAAAAGCTATCTTTATTTCTGCAGTAAGTACGGCGCCACTAGCCCCAGATTGGGGTTTTATTTTGAAAGATAAGCTAGCTGCTTTTCAGGAAGGAATAAACGCGCTAAAAAAACTTACTCCAGGTAAAGTACACCTTGGTGTAGATGCTAGGTCAGCACAATATTTAAAGGATATTAAAGGAGTGGAACTTCATACTGTAAAAGGGCCACACCCTGCAGGAAATGTTGGAGTTCAAATTCATAAAATAGATCCTATTAATCAGGGTGATAGAGTTTGGACTGTGAATCCTGAAGATGTAACGATTATTGGGAATCTTTTCCTTACAGGAAATTATATCGCCGATAAAACCGTTGCAGTAACAGGTAGCGAAGCTACTAACCGTAAATATTTTTCAACAAAAATTGGAGCTGAGGTTTCAGATCTTATCCAAAAGGTTGATGAAGATGTTCGTATCGTTTCAGGAAATGTGCTTACCGGTTTAAAATTAGCTTACGATCAACACGTGAGTTTCTTTTCTAACGAAGTAACACTTCTTCCGGAAGGGAATAATTACAGAGCTTTTGGTTGGTTGCCATTTACATATAACAATATTCATTCAAACTCAAGAACTTCTTTATCCTGGTTGTTTCCAAATAGGAAATTTAAACCTACTACCAATTTAAATGGTGAGGAAAGAGCGCTTGTGGTAACCGGCGAAATGGAAGAGGTTTTACCTATGGATGTTTACCCAATGCAGCTTATTAAAGCTTGTATGGCCGGTGATATTGAAAAGATGGAAAATCTAGGGATCTATGAGGTAGCTCCAGAAGATTTTGCTTTGGTAGAATATGTGAATACGTCCAAGATCGAGATTCAGGATGTAATTCGTCTTGGTTTAGATTTAATGATTACTGAAGTAGGTTAA
- a CDS encoding NADH:ubiquinone reductase (Na(+)-transporting) subunit B — protein MEWIRQRLDKIKEPFAPGKKYEKYAPAVNAIDTFLFTPNHTTQKGAHIRDAVDLKRTMITVVLALIPALIFGMWNAGYQHFTQLVDAGTIEAFTFWEAIGHGALKIVPMIVVSYAVGLGIEFAFAIFRGHEVNEGYLVTGLLIPMIMPIDFPLWMLALSVVFAVLVGKEAFGGTGMNILNPALTARAFAFFAYPTYMSGNQVWVSEASSVDAISGETILGSLAAGENASYSMMDMFFGFIPGSVAETSTLFILLGALLLILTKVGSWRIILSAFIGAAVMGLIFNALPSMGLTGNQLTNFPWYGHLIIGGLAFGIVFMATDPVSAAQTMKGKWIYGFLIGFLSVMIRVFNPAYPEGVMLGILLMNVFAPTIDHYVIQSNIKRRKKRIKSATAQVKTAV, from the coding sequence ATGGAATGGATTAGACAAAGATTAGATAAAATAAAGGAGCCTTTTGCACCTGGGAAAAAATATGAAAAGTATGCGCCTGCAGTTAATGCAATCGATACCTTCTTATTTACCCCAAATCATACTACGCAAAAAGGAGCTCATATTCGTGATGCAGTAGATTTAAAGCGTACTATGATCACGGTTGTACTTGCCCTTATTCCGGCGCTTATTTTCGGAATGTGGAATGCAGGCTACCAACATTTTACTCAACTTGTAGATGCTGGTACCATTGAAGCATTTACCTTTTGGGAAGCGATTGGTCACGGTGCATTAAAGATTGTTCCTATGATCGTTGTTTCTTATGCGGTTGGTTTAGGAATTGAGTTTGCTTTCGCCATCTTTAGAGGGCACGAAGTAAACGAAGGATATTTGGTAACAGGATTGTTAATACCGATGATTATGCCTATAGATTTCCCACTTTGGATGTTGGCATTATCGGTAGTATTCGCAGTACTTGTGGGTAAAGAAGCATTTGGAGGAACCGGAATGAATATTCTTAACCCTGCACTTACCGCAAGAGCATTTGCCTTCTTTGCATACCCTACTTATATGTCTGGTAACCAGGTTTGGGTTAGCGAAGCAAGCAGCGTAGATGCCATTTCCGGAGAAACTATTCTTGGTTCTTTGGCAGCTGGAGAGAATGCCAGTTACAGTATGATGGATATGTTCTTTGGCTTTATTCCGGGTTCTGTCGCTGAGACTTCAACGCTTTTTATTCTTTTAGGAGCCTTGCTTTTAATCTTAACGAAAGTAGGAAGCTGGAGAATTATTTTAAGTGCGTTTATAGGTGCTGCAGTAATGGGGCTTATTTTCAACGCATTGCCTTCAATGGGTCTTACCGGTAATCAACTTACAAACTTCCCGTGGTACGGTCACCTTATTATTGGTGGACTTGCTTTTGGTATTGTATTTATGGCTACAGATCCGGTATCTGCCGCCCAAACTATGAAAGGAAAATGGATCTACGGATTTTTAATTGGTTTCCTTTCAGTAATGATTAGGGTGTTTAACCCGGCATATCCTGAAGGGGTAATGCTTGGTATCTTACTTATGAATGTATTTGCACCAACGATAGATCACTACGTTATTCAGTCGAATATCAAACGTAGAAAGAAAAGAATTAAATCGGCTACCGCACAGGTAAAAACAGCAGTTTAG
- the apaG gene encoding Co2+/Mg2+ efflux protein ApaG: MVQQVTRGIRISVNTSFEGTLLKNLGSRFAFSYHITIENQSNDSVQLTSRFWKIKDALNHTEIVQGEGVIGQKPVLKPGESHTYQSGCLLNSPFGSMSGYYNMVSFTSTRKFRVKIPTFKLSAPFAVN; the protein is encoded by the coding sequence ATGGTTCAACAAGTTACAAGAGGCATAAGGATTTCTGTTAACACCAGTTTTGAAGGTACTTTACTCAAGAACTTGGGCTCCCGTTTTGCCTTTTCTTACCATATTACCATAGAAAATCAAAGTAATGATTCGGTGCAGTTAACCTCTCGTTTCTGGAAGATCAAAGACGCTTTAAATCATACTGAAATTGTTCAGGGGGAAGGCGTAATTGGTCAGAAACCTGTTTTAAAGCCTGGTGAATCGCACACTTATCAGAGTGGCTGCCTGTTAAATTCTCCATTTGGATCTATGAGCGGTTATTATAATATGGTGAGCTTTACTTCTACCAGGAAATTTAGGGTTAAGATCCCTACTTTTAAACTAAGCGCTCCCTTTGCCGTAAATTAA
- a CDS encoding DUF3667 domain-containing protein yields MASNRFDLKYRGTKCLNCDFPLDKSDKYCPTCGQLNSTKKLKFDDFFSEFFSGLFAYDSRFQRTLRVLLFSPGRISKDYINGKRMCYANPFRFYLSASIIFFLIWSFTNSFDNIQPISDNTEIAEQLQQDSLNTGTPNIVHTPVGGMNLDSIIKAQNENKAKSYKEFYVPPQELDTMTYLDAGTKKLNIYSRFYKETTIRNAETAMDSLAYPQTSYNHWLYKKAVDWNTVKDNPGLFFNYFVNKLPFIIFFYLPVFALFIWLLYLRRPFNYMEHLIFAFHVQTTFFIVYALALLVDYLLKDWAFTIANTVFIFYLYKAMRNFYGQGRVKTIVKFILLNFIFFILAGIAAIISILASFAIY; encoded by the coding sequence ATGGCAAGCAATAGATTTGATCTAAAATATAGGGGTACTAAATGTCTAAATTGTGATTTTCCGCTAGATAAAAGTGATAAATATTGCCCTACCTGCGGACAATTAAATAGTACCAAAAAATTAAAATTCGACGATTTTTTCTCTGAATTCTTTTCAGGCCTATTTGCTTACGATTCGCGTTTTCAAAGAACTCTAAGGGTTTTGTTATTTTCTCCCGGTAGAATTTCAAAAGATTATATTAATGGAAAGCGCATGTGCTATGCCAATCCGTTTAGATTTTACCTAAGCGCTTCCATTATTTTCTTTTTAATCTGGAGTTTTACTAATTCCTTCGATAATATTCAACCGATTTCAGACAATACAGAAATCGCTGAACAATTGCAGCAAGACAGTTTAAACACTGGAACTCCTAACATAGTCCATACTCCTGTTGGTGGCATGAACCTGGATTCAATTATTAAGGCCCAAAATGAAAATAAGGCAAAATCGTATAAAGAATTTTATGTCCCGCCACAGGAGTTGGACACTATGACTTACCTGGATGCAGGAACAAAAAAGCTCAATATCTATTCAAGATTTTATAAGGAAACCACTATTAGGAATGCGGAAACCGCAATGGATAGCCTTGCTTACCCGCAAACCTCCTACAACCATTGGCTTTACAAAAAGGCGGTAGATTGGAATACCGTAAAAGATAACCCGGGACTATTCTTTAATTATTTTGTAAATAAACTTCCATTTATCATCTTCTTTTATTTACCGGTGTTTGCCCTTTTTATTTGGCTGTTATACTTAAGAAGGCCGTTTAACTATATGGAGCATTTAATCTTTGCCTTTCATGTACAAACCACTTTCTTTATCGTTTACGCTCTGGCATTGCTAGTAGATTACCTTTTAAAAGATTGGGCATTTACCATTGCCAATACCGTTTTTATCTTTTATTTATATAAGGCCATGCGTAATTTTTACGGCCAGGGACGTGTTAAAACCATTGTAAAGTTCATTCTCTTAAACTTTATATTTTTTATTTTAGCAGGAATTGCAGCAATAATATCAATTTTAGCATCTTTTGCTATTTACTAA